From the Sinorhizobium garamanticum genome, one window contains:
- a CDS encoding LacI family DNA-binding transcriptional regulator, which produces MSESTPATIEDVARIAEVSIATVSRAIHTPEKVAKSTRLKVNQAIAITGYTTNAMARSLRLGRSNMILVVAPDIGDPNFSSILVGLENEARSHGYGVLIGHTQNDAQRALEYLKFLNSNQAAGLILFTGILPFGHETMTARLPPSVGIFEPVFNGGIPYVGIDDIEGARKVVDLLIAEGHRKIAFIGDSRTRLAYKRRRAGYDAGLDAAGVPAELRLVQEGDGTLESGRAAVERLFVRDTLPTAFMCVNDQTALGVMIGLKTRGYDIPNDFSVTGFDDVPQATFMTPALTTIRQPRTLIGKQAMALLLDLLSDRRPAETEFLLRPDLVVRNSVTAPSRRWIGK; this is translated from the coding sequence GTGTCGGAATCCACGCCCGCAACCATCGAAGACGTCGCCAGGATCGCCGAAGTTTCGATCGCGACGGTATCGCGGGCAATCCACACCCCGGAGAAGGTCGCAAAGTCCACGCGACTGAAAGTCAACCAGGCCATTGCCATTACCGGTTATACGACCAATGCCATGGCGCGCAGCCTGAGGCTTGGCCGGTCGAACATGATTCTGGTCGTTGCCCCGGATATCGGCGACCCTAATTTTTCCAGCATTCTCGTCGGCCTGGAAAACGAGGCGCGGTCGCACGGCTATGGCGTGCTGATCGGCCATACGCAGAACGACGCCCAGCGCGCACTTGAATATCTGAAGTTCCTCAACTCCAATCAGGCGGCGGGCCTCATCCTCTTCACCGGTATTCTGCCGTTCGGCCATGAGACGATGACGGCGCGATTGCCACCGAGCGTGGGCATCTTCGAGCCTGTTTTCAACGGCGGCATCCCCTATGTCGGCATCGACGACATAGAGGGGGCACGCAAGGTGGTCGATCTCCTGATTGCCGAAGGCCATCGCAAGATTGCCTTTATCGGCGATTCCCGCACGCGGCTCGCCTACAAGAGGCGACGGGCTGGATACGACGCCGGCCTCGACGCGGCCGGCGTGCCGGCGGAGTTGCGGCTCGTCCAGGAGGGAGACGGCACGCTCGAGAGTGGAAGGGCGGCCGTGGAACGGCTCTTTGTTCGCGACACGTTGCCGACCGCTTTCATGTGCGTCAACGACCAGACGGCGCTCGGCGTGATGATCGGGCTTAAGACGCGCGGCTATGACATACCCAATGATTTTTCGGTGACCGGCTTCGACGACGTGCCGCAGGCGACGTTCATGACGCCGGCCCTGACCACGATCCGCCAGCCGCGCACGCTGATCGGAAAGCAGGCCATGGCACTCCTGCTTGACCTTCTTTCCGACAGGCGCCCCGCCGAGACCGAGTTCCTCCTGAGGCCGGATCTGGTGGTCCGCAATTCGGTGACCGCACCGTCGCGGCGATGGATAGGTAAATAG
- a CDS encoding sugar ABC transporter ATP-binding protein, with amino-acid sequence MNPETVETGSVVLEARRIGKSFSGVQVLFSVSFELRSGEIHALMGENGAGKSTLVKILSGFEQPSSGEILLDGKPVTLPPNGAAEALGIVIIHQEFNLAEHLTVAESLFLGREVTRFGVLDRKYMRAETRRVLDLLGCHVDANALISSLSIAEKQMVEIAKAISRDARVVFMDEPTAVLSREETNFLFRQVRKLRDQGTSFVFVSHKLDEVLELTDRVTVLRDGQWVKTAPTAILDGESIAQLMVGREMSSLYPAKTEPDVDEEIVLQVDSLSTDYVKDASFEVRKGEILGFSGMIGSGRTELMEAVAGLRPRLSGEVTIRGEAVPSGDVRAANRRGLAYMTKDRKAKGLLLNSGMTANLTLQSLGQHTRLGYLDPTSEAAALKKARRRFDIRVRDGDVVARRMSGGNQQKLLLAKVMETEPEIIIIDEPTRGIDVGTKQQIYHFISALARDGRSIIVVSSEMPEVIGLCTRVAVMREGRIVGMLEGDDISEQEIMRYAAGLKRMVAA; translated from the coding sequence ATGAATCCGGAAACGGTCGAGACCGGGAGCGTCGTGCTGGAAGCACGTCGCATCGGCAAGTCGTTCAGCGGCGTCCAGGTGCTCTTCAGCGTCAGTTTCGAGCTTCGCTCCGGCGAGATCCATGCGCTGATGGGCGAGAACGGCGCCGGCAAATCGACGCTCGTAAAAATCCTTTCCGGCTTTGAGCAGCCGTCCTCGGGCGAAATCCTGCTCGACGGCAAACCGGTGACGCTTCCGCCAAACGGTGCCGCCGAAGCGCTCGGCATCGTCATCATCCACCAGGAATTCAATCTCGCCGAACATCTGACCGTTGCGGAGAGTCTCTTCCTCGGCCGCGAGGTAACGCGCTTCGGAGTGCTCGACCGCAAATATATGCGTGCGGAGACACGCCGGGTGCTCGATCTCCTCGGCTGTCATGTCGATGCGAATGCGCTGATCAGCAGCCTGTCGATCGCCGAAAAGCAGATGGTGGAGATTGCCAAGGCGATCAGCCGCGATGCGCGGGTGGTCTTCATGGACGAGCCCACGGCCGTTCTCTCCCGCGAGGAGACCAATTTCCTCTTCCGCCAAGTGCGCAAACTCAGAGACCAGGGCACGAGCTTCGTCTTCGTGTCGCACAAGCTCGACGAGGTCCTCGAACTGACCGATCGGGTGACAGTGTTGCGCGATGGTCAGTGGGTAAAGACCGCCCCGACCGCGATACTCGACGGGGAGTCAATCGCCCAACTGATGGTCGGCCGCGAGATGTCGAGCCTCTATCCCGCCAAGACCGAGCCGGATGTCGACGAAGAGATCGTTCTGCAAGTGGACTCGCTCTCCACCGACTATGTCAAGGACGCCAGCTTTGAGGTGCGCAAGGGCGAAATCCTCGGCTTTTCCGGCATGATCGGCTCGGGACGCACGGAACTGATGGAGGCGGTCGCCGGCCTCAGGCCGCGGCTCTCGGGAGAAGTGACAATCCGCGGCGAAGCCGTGCCGTCGGGCGACGTGCGCGCCGCCAACCGACGCGGCCTCGCCTACATGACCAAGGACCGCAAGGCGAAGGGCCTGCTCCTGAATTCCGGCATGACGGCGAACCTCACCCTGCAATCGCTCGGCCAGCATACCCGCCTTGGCTATCTCGATCCCACGAGCGAGGCCGCGGCGCTCAAAAAGGCCCGTCGCCGCTTCGACATCCGCGTGCGCGACGGCGACGTGGTGGCGAGGCGCATGTCTGGCGGCAACCAGCAGAAGCTGCTGCTCGCCAAGGTGATGGAGACGGAGCCCGAGATCATCATCATCGACGAGCCGACGCGCGGCATCGACGTCGGCACCAAGCAGCAGATCTATCACTTCATTTCGGCGCTGGCGCGCGACGGGCGCTCGATCATCGTCGTTTCCTCCGAAATGCCGGAGGTGATCGGGCTTTGCACGCGGGTTGCCGTGATGCGCGAGGGACGGATCGTCGGCATGCTCGAAGGGGACGATATCTCCGAGCAGGAGATCATGCGCTATGCAGCGGGACTGAAGAGGATGGTTGCCGCCTGA
- a CDS encoding response regulator has translation MRILLVEDNQALAEGLSAILRGSGYAVDVVSDGASAHAVAAAESFDLVILDLNLPEMDGLDVLRAMRARQNRAAVLILTARGTPEERVKGLDLGADDYMIKPFDIAEFEARVRVLLRRQAGLRASVVSYGNVSLDLTSRSFSSAGAPIEIPARELGLLELLFMRAGKVVAKEAIVQSLTGLDDDLSANAIEQYVSRLRKRLAPYGLTVRTARGIGYYLDKTASPE, from the coding sequence TTGCGAATCTTGCTTGTTGAAGACAATCAGGCCCTGGCAGAGGGCTTATCCGCAATCCTGCGCGGAAGCGGTTATGCGGTAGACGTCGTAAGCGACGGTGCATCGGCCCATGCCGTTGCCGCTGCGGAGAGCTTCGATCTGGTGATCCTCGATCTGAACCTGCCGGAAATGGACGGCCTCGACGTGCTGCGCGCCATGCGGGCGCGGCAGAACCGGGCGGCGGTCCTGATCCTGACGGCGCGCGGCACGCCGGAGGAGCGGGTGAAGGGCCTCGATCTCGGCGCCGACGATTACATGATCAAGCCTTTCGACATCGCCGAGTTCGAGGCGCGGGTGCGGGTGCTTTTGCGCCGCCAGGCAGGATTGCGCGCCTCCGTCGTCAGCTATGGCAATGTATCCCTGGACCTCACGTCGCGGAGTTTCTCCTCAGCCGGCGCGCCGATCGAAATTCCCGCCCGCGAATTAGGGTTGCTCGAACTTCTGTTCATGCGTGCCGGCAAGGTCGTCGCCAAGGAGGCGATCGTCCAGTCGCTCACCGGCCTCGACGACGATCTCAGCGCCAATGCGATCGAGCAATATGTGAGCCGGCTCCGCAAGCGCCTGGCACCCTACGGCCTGACGGTGCGCACCGCGCGCGGCATCGGCTATTATCTCGACAAGACGGCCAGCCCCGAATGA
- a CDS encoding sensor histidine kinase, which yields MRTVVYSLRRRLLGWLLISTAVIGVVALTDTYREAVKTANVVSDRVLAGSALAIAERVVVAEDGSLQVDIPYVALEMLTSAAQDRVFYRVDGPPGEFITGYQTLPSLAEGQDQSTAFGDAVFRGEPIRIAALRRSASTGVSSVPFVVTVAETTIARRQLTQTILLRSALRLTLMIAGAAMIVWIAVTFSLRPLYRLGDAIAERSPDDLHPIGERVPSEVQGLVDTVNSFMVRLQSALDALRHFTGNASHQLRTPLAIIRTQLALAQRAGTLEETRAAARKADEAVANAERILAQLLLMAKIDAAGKDEARGSERIELAGLAREITADHVPAAGEAGIDLGFASDGEHWIRAEPLLVGELLKNLIDNALLYAGRGAEVTVRVEGRDDAVVLEVEDNGPGIRPELREAVLKRFRRGGDEAPGTGLGLPIVEEIARLYGGTMRLQEGEGGRGLKVVVAFPAG from the coding sequence ATGAGGACGGTCGTCTATTCGCTGCGGCGCCGGCTGCTCGGCTGGCTTTTGATTTCCACCGCCGTGATCGGGGTGGTAGCGCTGACCGACACTTACCGGGAGGCGGTCAAGACGGCGAACGTCGTCTCGGACCGCGTTCTCGCCGGTTCGGCGCTGGCGATCGCCGAACGCGTCGTCGTCGCCGAAGACGGCTCGCTTCAGGTCGACATTCCCTATGTCGCGCTGGAGATGCTGACGTCAGCAGCGCAGGACCGGGTCTTCTACCGGGTGGACGGGCCGCCTGGCGAGTTCATCACCGGCTATCAGACGCTGCCGTCGCTCGCGGAAGGTCAGGACCAGTCGACGGCATTCGGCGACGCCGTCTTTCGCGGTGAGCCCATTCGCATTGCGGCACTCCGGCGTTCCGCCTCGACCGGTGTCAGTTCCGTCCCCTTTGTGGTGACTGTTGCCGAAACGACGATCGCGAGGCGGCAACTAACGCAGACGATCCTTCTGCGTTCTGCCCTGCGCCTCACCCTGATGATCGCCGGCGCGGCCATGATCGTCTGGATCGCCGTCACCTTTTCGCTGAGACCACTCTATCGGCTAGGTGATGCCATCGCCGAGCGCAGCCCCGATGACCTGCATCCGATCGGCGAGCGGGTGCCGAGCGAGGTTCAGGGGCTCGTCGACACGGTCAACTCGTTCATGGTGCGCCTGCAATCGGCGCTCGACGCGCTGCGCCATTTCACCGGCAACGCCAGCCATCAGTTGCGAACGCCGCTGGCGATCATCCGCACGCAGCTGGCTCTTGCCCAGAGAGCAGGAACGCTCGAGGAGACGCGGGCAGCCGCGCGCAAGGCGGACGAAGCAGTCGCAAATGCAGAGCGCATTCTCGCGCAACTGCTGCTGATGGCGAAGATCGACGCGGCGGGCAAGGATGAGGCGCGCGGTTCGGAGCGCATCGAACTCGCCGGGCTCGCGCGTGAGATCACCGCCGACCATGTACCGGCGGCCGGCGAGGCCGGAATCGACCTCGGTTTTGCCAGCGACGGTGAGCACTGGATCCGCGCCGAGCCGCTGCTCGTCGGCGAGCTACTGAAGAACCTGATCGACAACGCGCTCCTCTATGCCGGACGGGGCGCCGAGGTCACGGTGCGTGTCGAAGGGCGCGACGATGCTGTCGTGCTTGAAGTCGAGGACAACGGTCCGGGAATCCGGCCGGAACTGCGCGAAGCGGTGCTCAAGCGTTTCCGGCGCGGCGGCGACGAGGCGCCAGGCACCGGGCTTGGTCTGCCGATCGTCGAGGAGATCGCCCGGCTTTACGGCGGGACGATGCGCCTGCAGGAGGGCGAGGGCGGGCGCGGATTGAAGGTCGTGGTGGCGTTCCCGGCGGGGTGA
- a CDS encoding ABC transporter permease, whose protein sequence is MDTNVAAHGTSTTLVGSRRRVPPEFNIFLVLLGIALVYEILGWIFVGQSFLMNSQRLTIMILQVSVIGIIAVGVTQVIITGGIDLSSGSVVGMTAMISASVAQASTWPRALYPSLTDLPAIVPIGLGVGIGLVAGYINGQLIAKTKIPPFIATLGMMVSARGVSKWYTKGQPVSGLTDQFNFIGTGIWPVIVFLVVALIFHIALRYTRYGKFTYAIGANVQAARVSGINVEAHLIKVYAIAGMLAGLAGVVTAARAQTAQAGMGVMYELDAIAATVIGGTSLTGGVGRVTGTVIGTVILGVMTSGFTFLRVDAYYQEIVKGVIIVAAVVVDVYRQKGRKKT, encoded by the coding sequence ATGGATACCAATGTCGCCGCACATGGCACGAGCACGACCCTTGTCGGGTCAAGGCGGCGCGTGCCGCCCGAATTCAACATCTTCCTGGTGTTGCTGGGGATTGCCCTTGTCTACGAAATTCTCGGCTGGATCTTCGTCGGCCAGAGCTTCCTGATGAATTCCCAGCGACTGACGATCATGATCCTGCAGGTCTCGGTGATCGGCATCATCGCCGTCGGCGTGACGCAGGTGATCATCACCGGCGGCATCGACCTGTCATCGGGATCGGTCGTCGGCATGACGGCGATGATTTCGGCGAGCGTCGCGCAAGCATCCACCTGGCCACGTGCACTTTATCCGTCGCTCACAGACCTTCCGGCAATCGTGCCGATCGGCCTCGGCGTCGGCATCGGCCTTGTCGCCGGCTATATCAACGGGCAGCTGATCGCCAAGACCAAGATCCCCCCCTTCATCGCCACGCTCGGCATGATGGTCTCGGCGCGCGGCGTCTCCAAGTGGTACACCAAGGGTCAGCCCGTATCCGGTCTCACCGACCAGTTCAACTTCATCGGCACGGGCATCTGGCCGGTTATCGTCTTCCTCGTCGTCGCGCTGATATTCCACATCGCGCTGCGCTACACCCGCTACGGCAAGTTCACCTATGCGATCGGCGCCAATGTGCAGGCTGCGCGCGTATCCGGCATCAATGTCGAGGCGCATCTGATCAAGGTCTATGCAATCGCCGGCATGCTGGCGGGCCTGGCAGGCGTCGTCACCGCAGCACGCGCCCAGACAGCACAGGCCGGCATGGGCGTCATGTATGAACTCGACGCCATTGCTGCGACAGTCATCGGCGGCACGTCGCTGACCGGCGGCGTGGGCCGCGTCACCGGGACCGTCATCGGCACGGTGATCCTCGGCGTCATGACCTCCGGTTTCACGTTCCTCAGGGTCGACGCCTACTACCAGGAAATCGTCAAGGGCGTGATCATCGTCGCCGCCGTCGTTGTCGACGTCTATCGCCAGAAGGGCCGAAAGAAAACCTAA
- a CDS encoding substrate-binding domain-containing protein, with product MRKGLMGIAAVAMMALTGVAHAEEKKVTIGVSIPAADHGWTAGVVFHAERVAKQLMEQHPGLNVIVKTSPDPASQANAVQDLETQGIDALVILPTDPDPLVNAIKEVKGKGTFVALVDRAPSVNDNSVRDLYVAGNNPALGQVAGEYIKATTPEAKVVVIRGLPIPIDQQRQDGFDQGVAGSKVEILDRQYGNWNRDDAFKVMQDYLTKYPQIDVVWCQDDDMAVGVLQAIEQAKRTDIQYVVAGAGSKDMIKKVMDGDKMIPVDVLYPPAMVGTALEMTVANFYGQVPVRGTYTIDATLVTKDNAKDFYFPDSPF from the coding sequence ATGCGAAAGGGATTAATGGGCATTGCTGCCGTCGCGATGATGGCACTGACGGGCGTGGCCCACGCGGAGGAGAAGAAGGTCACGATCGGCGTCTCGATCCCTGCGGCCGACCACGGCTGGACCGCCGGTGTCGTGTTCCATGCGGAACGCGTCGCGAAGCAACTTATGGAACAGCATCCGGGCCTCAACGTCATCGTCAAGACCTCGCCGGATCCGGCGAGCCAGGCTAACGCCGTGCAGGACCTCGAAACCCAGGGCATCGACGCGCTGGTTATCCTGCCGACCGATCCCGATCCGCTGGTCAACGCCATCAAGGAGGTCAAGGGCAAGGGCACGTTCGTGGCGCTCGTCGACCGCGCGCCTTCCGTCAACGACAACAGCGTGCGTGACCTCTATGTCGCCGGCAACAACCCGGCGCTCGGCCAGGTCGCCGGCGAATACATCAAGGCCACGACGCCGGAAGCCAAGGTCGTCGTCATTCGCGGCCTGCCGATCCCGATCGACCAGCAGCGCCAGGACGGCTTCGACCAGGGCGTCGCCGGCTCGAAGGTAGAGATCCTCGACCGCCAATACGGCAACTGGAACCGCGACGACGCCTTCAAGGTAATGCAGGACTACCTGACCAAATATCCTCAGATCGACGTCGTCTGGTGCCAGGATGACGACATGGCCGTCGGCGTCCTTCAGGCGATCGAGCAGGCTAAGCGCACCGACATCCAGTACGTGGTGGCCGGCGCCGGTTCGAAGGATATGATCAAGAAGGTCATGGACGGCGACAAGATGATCCCGGTCGACGTGCTCTACCCGCCGGCAATGGTCGGCACCGCGCTCGAAATGACGGTCGCCAACTTCTACGGACAGGTTCCGGTACGCGGCACCTACACGATCGACGCGACGCTGGTCACCAAGGACAATGCGAAGGACTTCTACTTCCCCGATTCGCCGTTCTGA
- a CDS encoding methyl-accepting chemotaxis protein translates to MKLSIARGLAIFGAIVTAGLVISIGIKTYAFDKLRVNGPVYTQVVYGKDLIADILPPPLYTVESYMLAMEAVSDPELAKGNLDKIATLKQAYDDRHAYWKASTAPETLKAKLENDVIGRADAYWAAMEEKFLAPFRDGDQASAAQAMGELKASFHHHEVAVNELVAMADKFLKQQEAGAASDTASLSWAATLSSAMSVLLLLAGLWFFRHHAVKPLATMSAYMQTLAAGDYDREVPYAERPDEIGMVARSVAVFREAAIERRNARERTDEERRLRDEQEAAHARRKAIEEKGRLQVIEHLTRGLGRLSAGDLSVRIEDRFSDEYEELRAEFNTSVERLAETISSVLNATAKLGTSSSEIAGATDDLAKRTEQQAASLEQTASAFNEITATAHNSSERAREASLVMVAAKDTAEKSAMVVRDAVAAMERIARSSGQIQQIINVIDQIAFQTNLLALNAGVEAARAGEAGKGFAVVAQEVRELAGRSASAAKEIKMLIEASTREVAGGVELVNQTGEALIGIEGHVQQVTDLIGAIVTAATEQSTALSEIDAALHRMDEVTQRNAAMVEETNAACRELSSEVGDLNRMAGRFQVLGRASRLAA, encoded by the coding sequence ATGAAACTATCTATTGCGCGCGGTTTGGCGATCTTTGGGGCGATCGTCACCGCCGGCTTGGTAATTTCCATTGGCATCAAGACATACGCCTTCGACAAGCTCAGGGTAAACGGCCCCGTCTATACGCAGGTGGTCTACGGAAAAGACCTGATCGCCGATATCCTGCCGCCACCGTTGTACACGGTAGAGTCATACATGCTGGCGATGGAGGCCGTATCCGATCCCGAACTCGCCAAAGGCAACCTCGACAAGATTGCGACCTTGAAACAAGCCTATGACGACCGGCACGCCTACTGGAAAGCGTCGACCGCTCCCGAAACGCTCAAGGCAAAGCTGGAGAACGATGTTATCGGCAGAGCCGATGCCTATTGGGCAGCGATGGAAGAAAAGTTCCTCGCTCCGTTCCGGGACGGAGATCAGGCTTCTGCGGCGCAGGCAATGGGCGAGTTGAAGGCAAGCTTTCACCACCATGAAGTCGCGGTCAATGAACTGGTCGCGATGGCCGACAAGTTCCTGAAACAGCAGGAAGCAGGTGCAGCTTCGGACACGGCCAGCCTTTCCTGGGCCGCCACCCTGAGCTCGGCGATGTCCGTCCTTCTGCTGCTCGCCGGCCTTTGGTTCTTCCGCCATCACGCGGTGAAGCCTCTGGCCACAATGTCTGCCTATATGCAGACATTGGCCGCTGGCGACTACGACCGCGAGGTTCCCTATGCCGAGCGTCCGGATGAGATCGGCATGGTCGCAAGGTCCGTCGCCGTGTTCCGGGAAGCGGCAATCGAGCGCCGCAATGCGCGGGAGCGGACGGACGAGGAGCGCCGCCTGCGGGACGAACAAGAGGCAGCCCACGCACGAAGAAAAGCGATCGAGGAGAAGGGCAGGCTGCAAGTCATTGAACATCTGACCCGCGGACTGGGACGCCTGTCTGCCGGCGATCTCTCCGTCCGCATCGAGGATCGCTTCTCCGACGAGTACGAGGAGTTGAGAGCTGAATTCAACACGAGCGTTGAACGGCTCGCTGAAACGATCTCCAGTGTCCTCAACGCGACCGCCAAGCTCGGCACGAGCTCGTCGGAGATCGCCGGGGCGACCGATGATCTGGCCAAACGTACCGAGCAGCAGGCGGCCTCGCTCGAACAGACCGCCTCCGCCTTCAACGAGATCACGGCGACGGCACACAATTCCTCGGAGCGCGCGCGAGAGGCAAGCTTGGTGATGGTGGCGGCGAAAGACACCGCCGAAAAATCCGCGATGGTCGTGCGCGACGCAGTGGCCGCCATGGAGCGCATCGCGCGATCCTCCGGGCAGATCCAGCAGATCATCAACGTCATCGACCAGATCGCTTTCCAGACCAATCTCCTGGCGCTCAATGCGGGCGTCGAGGCTGCGCGTGCGGGCGAAGCCGGCAAAGGTTTTGCCGTCGTCGCTCAGGAGGTGCGGGAACTGGCCGGTCGCTCCGCCAGCGCCGCCAAGGAGATCAAAATGCTGATCGAGGCGTCGACACGGGAAGTCGCCGGCGGCGTGGAGCTTGTCAACCAGACCGGTGAGGCGTTGATCGGGATCGAGGGCCATGTGCAGCAGGTGACCGACCTGATCGGCGCGATCGTGACTGCCGCGACCGAGCAGTCGACTGCATTATCCGAGATCGATGCCGCACTTCACAGAATGGATGAAGTGACGCAACGGAATGCAGCGATGGTCGAGGAGACCAATGCGGCCTGCCGCGAGTTGAGCAGCGAGGTGGGCGACCTCAACCGCATGGCGGGCCGCTTTCAGGTACTTGGCCGCGCAAGCAGGCTGGCGGCTTAG
- a CDS encoding ABC transporter permease, giving the protein MSVNEESIQSTSHRRTWRDVDLRAVAPFAALALLLIVGAIVNPNFIGLNNLANVATRCAFIAIIAVGATFVISAGDLDLSVGSMVAFVASLMILFMNSGVIADPTLMLTAAVVFAVAAGAACGLANGLITTVGRIEPFIATLGTMGIYRGLTTWLSQGGAITLREPEIQELYRPAYFGSIVGVPTPIAIILAVTAVAAFILYRTRYGRHVVAVGSNSDVARYSGIAVNRVRTIAFVIQGLCVAIAVLLYVPRLGSTSATTGILWELQAITAVVVGGTALKGGAGRVWGTICGAFILELVGNIMLLSNFISEYLIGAMQGAIIIIAMLVQRSLVRKS; this is encoded by the coding sequence ATGAGCGTGAACGAGGAAAGCATCCAAAGCACAAGTCACCGCCGCACCTGGCGGGACGTCGATCTGAGGGCGGTGGCGCCGTTTGCCGCGCTCGCCCTGCTTTTGATCGTCGGTGCGATCGTCAACCCCAACTTCATCGGCCTCAACAATCTCGCCAATGTCGCCACCCGCTGCGCCTTCATTGCCATCATTGCGGTGGGCGCGACGTTCGTCATCTCGGCAGGAGACCTCGATCTCTCCGTCGGCTCGATGGTCGCCTTCGTGGCGAGCTTGATGATCCTGTTCATGAATTCCGGTGTCATCGCCGATCCGACGTTGATGCTGACGGCGGCGGTCGTTTTCGCGGTGGCGGCAGGTGCTGCTTGCGGCCTCGCCAACGGGCTGATCACCACCGTCGGCAGGATCGAGCCTTTCATAGCCACGCTCGGCACGATGGGGATCTATCGCGGCCTCACCACCTGGCTTTCACAAGGCGGCGCGATCACGCTTCGCGAGCCGGAGATTCAGGAACTCTATCGACCGGCCTATTTCGGCAGTATTGTCGGCGTTCCGACGCCGATCGCGATCATCCTCGCGGTTACCGCCGTCGCCGCCTTCATCCTCTATCGCACGCGTTATGGCAGGCACGTGGTCGCCGTCGGCTCCAACAGCGACGTCGCCCGCTATTCCGGCATTGCCGTCAACCGGGTGCGCACCATCGCTTTCGTGATCCAGGGCCTCTGCGTGGCGATTGCCGTGCTGCTCTACGTGCCGCGCCTCGGCTCCACCTCGGCGACGACCGGCATTCTCTGGGAACTGCAGGCCATCACCGCCGTCGTCGTCGGCGGCACGGCGCTCAAGGGCGGCGCCGGCCGCGTCTGGGGCACGATCTGCGGCGCCTTCATTCTCGAATTGGTCGGTAACATCATGCTCCTGTCGAACTTCATCAGCGAATACCTGATCGGCGCGATGCAGGGTGCGATCATCATCATCGCGATGCTCGTCCAGCGCTCGCTGGTACGCAAATCGTGA